ACACCACGTATTCAGGAAGCTCACATTACAGTAATTCACATAATCTGTAAACTTGTGGAAGAAAAATTATATTGTGAGCAAAGACAAAGTTAAATCTCTTTCCGCATTAAAGGAAATAATAGACTCTTTTAAAAAGCAAGGGAAGAAGATAGGTTTTACGAATGGTTGTTTTGATCTCATACATGTTGGACACGTAAAATATTTAAGAGCTGCAAAAAAGCTTTGCGATATACTCATAGTTGCTATAAACAGTGACAAATCCGTAAAGGGCTTAAAGGGCAATAAAAGGCCTCTATTCCCTCAGGATGAACGCGCAGAAATACTCTCCGCTTTTGAATTTGTTAATTACATTGTAATTTTTGATGAACTGGATCCTGAGAAAACTATATCAGCATTGCTCCCTGATATCCTGGTAAAGGGAGGAGATTATAAGATAGATCAGATTATTGGCAGAAACACTGTAACCTCGCACGGCGGAAAGGTTATAACCATTCCGGAAGTGAAAGGGAAGTCAACTTCAGAGATTATTAAAAAGATAATTAGGAGCTAAGTAATGCCTGTTGAAACAATCCATTGGCATAAAGGAAGAATTAAATTAATAGATCAGACTTTGCTTCCAAACAAGTTTAAATATATATATTGCGATACTGTAAAGAGTATATGGGAGGCAATTAAGAATTTGAGGGTTCGGGGAGCTCCTGCCATAGGCATTGCCGGAGCATTGGGTGTTGTTCTTGGAATACAGGATTCAAAGGTCAGAGGTTATGTTCAGTTTAAAAAACGACTGGAACAAGTTATATCATATCTATCATCCTCAAGACCTACTGCCGTTAATCTTTTCTGGGCGCTGGATAGAATGCGCGTATGTTGTGAACAACATAGAAATCTTTCAGTTAATACAATAAAATCTAAATTATTAAATGAAGCACAAAAGATTATAGAGGAAGACAAGAATATTTGCAGAAATATCGGTAAAAACGGGGCAAAGCTTATAAAAGACGGAGATGTGATTTTAACTCACTGTAATGCTGGAGGATTAGCTACTGCTGATTACGGAACAGCTCTAGGTGTAATTTTTTATGCAAATGAGCAAGGCAAGAAGATAAGAGTTTATGCAGACGAAACTCGACCATTACTGCAAGGAGCAAGGCTTACAACATGGGAGCTGATGCAGGCAGGGATTGATGTTACATTAATCTGCGATAATATGGCCGGTTCATTAATGAAAGAGGGGAAAATAAATTGCGTAATAGTCGGAGCTGATAGAATCGCTTCTAATGGAGATACTGCAAATAAGATAGGCACATACAGTCTGGCAGTGCTTGCAAAGGCTCATAATATTCCTTTTTATGTAGCTGCGCCTATTTCCACATTTGATATGAAAATAAAATCCGGTAAAGACATTCCCATTGAGCAAAGGTCTCCTAAAGAAGTGATAAATTTATACGGGAAAAGGATTGCGCCCAAAAATGTAGGCGTATATAATCCTGCCTTTGATGTAACCCCCTCAAAGTTTATATCTGCAATAATAACGGAATGTGGTATAATTAAAAAACCCGGTAAGGGAAAAATAATAGAAAAGGAGGTGAAATTATGAAGGATTTTATAAAAAAAGCAATGGAGCTGGCTGCTCATACAGAAGAGAAAGCTAATGAGCTTATTTATGAACTTTATAAAAAAGGGAAAGTAGGTAGTAAAGAAGCTAAAAAAATGACTAATGATTGGACAAAAAGAATAAAGAAGAGCGCATCTGCTCTTCAAAAGAAGATAGATGGGCAGATACATCAGGCAATCCGCAAATTAAATATCCCTACTAGAAAAGAGATAGAAGATATTAAAAAAAGACTCAATACATTAGAAAAAACAAAAAAATCTTCTGTTAAGCGCAAACCTCGTGCTAAAAAAGTTAAGGCGAACATATAAGTTCGCCTCTACAGAATGAAAATGGTAAAAATATAGGGGTAGACTTCTGTGTCTGCCCTTCTTCTATGTTAGTGTTGTTATGATTAATATGCAAAACAAAAAAATTGTAGTTTTTATTCCATTAATAATCTTCGCCTTCGCCTTATCCATAAGATTCGTTTACCTGTATCAGATGAGAGATAATCCTATGTTTTTTAATATCCCTATGGGACTGGATCAGGAAAGATTTGATAAATTTTCTCTTCAGATTTCACAGGGAGATATTCTGGGAGGAAAAGGCATTTATTCGCAATCTCCTCTTTATCCATACTTTCTTGCCTCAATATACAGCCTATTTGGACATCATTATATCATGGTGAGAATATTTCAAATAATTATGGGAGCTGGAACATGTGTTTTATTATACCTAATAGGAAATAGAATCTTTAATAGAACGGTTGGCGTAATATCAGGAATAATTTGCAGCTTATATGTAGTATTAATTTTCTATGAAGGAGAATTATTGCGTGTAACAATCACAGTTTTTTTAACTGTCCTTTTAGTTTTCTCAATTGTACGTCTCTCAAAGAGCAAAAAAGCTGCCATATGGTTAATCCCGGGGATTGTACTCGGTTTGTTAATACTATGCAGGCCAAATAATATCATATTGGTTCTATTTATTCTGATATGGTTGGTTTATGTGACGCTAAAGAATAAAAAACTATTAATTAAGCGATTTATGTGTTTTTTCTTTGGTGTTTTATTCGCGCTTACACCTCTTTTTGTTCGCAATCATATTGTTGGAGTTAATTTATTTTCTATGTCATCTCAGGGCGTAACTGCATTTGTGTGCGGTCACGATGCTAGATCTCCCGGTAGTGGATTCTATTACATCAAAGACGATACATATTCTGGAAAAAATCAGATACAAACATGTTTTAATGTTTTAAAAATAGCATTCAAAACGCCTTCTATATGGTTCCGCCAGCAGATAAAAAAGTCTATCGCTTTCTGGAACGGATACGAGATACCAAATAATTCCAATTTTTATTTATCGAGAAAATTCTCCGGTCTTCTGAGCCTTCCTCTTCCCGGTTTTGTATTTATAGCCTCAATGGGAATAATCGGTATTATTATATCTGTTCGAAATTGGAAAAAATATTTACTTTTATATTTGATAATTATTGGATGCTTTTGCTCTGTTATGGCTTTTTATATCCTGTCAAGGTTTCGACAGCCTATAGTGCCGTTCTTAATATTGTTCACAGGGTTTTTTATTGATTGGTTATGGAAGAAAGCCATGGACAAAGATTTCAAGAAACTAGTTTTGCCTCTTCTATGTGCTGTTTTCTTGTCTTTTTTAATATGGCCGAGACCGCAAGGATTTATATTACCGCAAGACTATTACAATATGGGCCTTTCCTATGCCATGGGCGAAAAGTATAGCAACGCAATCATGCAGTTTGATAACGCAATAAAATTAAGAGCGAATTATATTAAGCCTATTTATATGAAGGGATTTTGCCTTCTTCGACAGAGAAAGCCGAGACTAGCTATAAGAGAATTTGAAGAGGTTTTGAAACTTGACCCTTATTATGCAAAGGCATTGAAAAGCACGGCAATAGCTTACGGTACTTATGTTAGAGATAAATCTAGGGCAGTTTATTACCTTGATAGGTATCTCAAATTGTGTCCTGATGATGTAGAGATGTCAAAGGTAAGACAAAGTATTGGAAATAACTTAAAATATCAGAACCAAAATTAGCATAGATTATCCTACAGCCCTAACTTTCTATAAGCATCTATAAATTCAGCTGGCGATATAACTTTTATTCCTTGTCGTAATTTCAATGGATAGTGTATTGCATTTCCTGTAATTAGATATTTGGCTTTTGCTCCAAGTGCAACTTCCAAAAATGCTTCGTCATCTGCATCTGGTAGTTTTTCAGGAAGTGGTTTTGATGCAGCTATGCAGCCGCAGGCTTCTATCTGGTCGATAAGAGCATCAATGTGCTCTGGATCAAATTTGAATTTCGGGCGGAGTAGCACACTTTGATATTCAGAGAGAATTCGCGCATCGTAACAGAGTTTCAAAATGCCTGATGATACCATACGAACGATTTCCCCTGGAGCATTATACGGAGAAAGCAGGCCAGAGACAATTATGTTAGTGTCCAGAACTATTTTCATTTAGAACGTTTCTTTCGTTCTGCTTTAATTTCAGAGTTTATCTCTTCAAGGATCATTTGATCAGTTCTCATTTCAACAGATCGTCGTTGCAGTGAAGTCACGGCTCCAATTGCGCGAGCCTGACGAAATGCAGCTAGAGACTCTTCAAGGGAACCTTCTGACGTAGCAGACAGGATAGCAATAGGTTTCCCGTTTGAAGTA
This genomic interval from bacterium contains the following:
- the rfaE2 gene encoding D-glycero-beta-D-manno-heptose 1-phosphate adenylyltransferase, whose translation is MSKDKVKSLSALKEIIDSFKKQGKKIGFTNGCFDLIHVGHVKYLRAAKKLCDILIVAINSDKSVKGLKGNKRPLFPQDERAEILSAFEFVNYIVIFDELDPEKTISALLPDILVKGGDYKIDQIIGRNTVTSHGGKVITIPEVKGKSTSEIIKKIIRS
- the mtnA gene encoding S-methyl-5-thioribose-1-phosphate isomerase produces the protein MPVETIHWHKGRIKLIDQTLLPNKFKYIYCDTVKSIWEAIKNLRVRGAPAIGIAGALGVVLGIQDSKVRGYVQFKKRLEQVISYLSSSRPTAVNLFWALDRMRVCCEQHRNLSVNTIKSKLLNEAQKIIEEDKNICRNIGKNGAKLIKDGDVILTHCNAGGLATADYGTALGVIFYANEQGKKIRVYADETRPLLQGARLTTWELMQAGIDVTLICDNMAGSLMKEGKINCVIVGADRIASNGDTANKIGTYSLAVLAKAHNIPFYVAAPISTFDMKIKSGKDIPIEQRSPKEVINLYGKRIAPKNVGVYNPAFDVTPSKFISAIITECGIIKKPGKGKIIEKEVKL
- a CDS encoding phasin family protein, coding for MKDFIKKAMELAAHTEEKANELIYELYKKGKVGSKEAKKMTNDWTKRIKKSASALQKKIDGQIHQAIRKLNIPTRKEIEDIKKRLNTLEKTKKSSVKRKPRAKKVKANI
- a CDS encoding glycosyltransferase family 39 protein, with the protein product MFFNIPMGLDQERFDKFSLQISQGDILGGKGIYSQSPLYPYFLASIYSLFGHHYIMVRIFQIIMGAGTCVLLYLIGNRIFNRTVGVISGIICSLYVVLIFYEGELLRVTITVFLTVLLVFSIVRLSKSKKAAIWLIPGIVLGLLILCRPNNIILVLFILIWLVYVTLKNKKLLIKRFMCFFFGVLFALTPLFVRNHIVGVNLFSMSSQGVTAFVCGHDARSPGSGFYYIKDDTYSGKNQIQTCFNVLKIAFKTPSIWFRQQIKKSIAFWNGYEIPNNSNFYLSRKFSGLLSLPLPGFVFIASMGIIGIIISVRNWKKYLLLYLIIIGCFCSVMAFYILSRFRQPIVPFLILFTGFFIDWLWKKAMDKDFKKLVLPLLCAVFLSFLIWPRPQGFILPQDYYNMGLSYAMGEKYSNAIMQFDNAIKLRANYIKPIYMKGFCLLRQRKPRLAIREFEEVLKLDPYYAKALKSTAIAYGTYVRDKSRAVYYLDRYLKLCPDDVEMSKVRQSIGNNLKYQNQN
- a CDS encoding putative toxin-antitoxin system toxin component, PIN family, with the translated sequence MKIVLDTNIIVSGLLSPYNAPGEIVRMVSSGILKLCYDARILSEYQSVLLRPKFKFDPEHIDALIDQIEACGCIAASKPLPEKLPDADDEAFLEVALGAKAKYLITGNAIHYPLKLRQGIKVISPAEFIDAYRKLGL
- a CDS encoding type II toxin-antitoxin system Phd/YefM family antitoxin, which encodes MQFVTVRDLRGKSAQVWQRLSNEKEMVITSNGKPIAILSATSEGSLEESLAAFRQARAIGAVTSLQRRSVEMRTDQMILEEINSEIKAERKKRSK